In Paludibaculum fermentans, the genomic stretch CGCGAGACGTCCATCGGCCTGGAAGTCTATGACCGTCCGGCCGATTTCGATCCCAAGGAAGACACCATCGTCCGCGTCGAGGCCTCACGGCTCCGCTCGCGTCTGGTCGAATACTACGACGGCGACGGCCGAGATGCCCTCATCCGCGTCTCCATCCCTCGCGGAGGCTACGTTCCGGCATTTGCCTATACGCGAATCGAGCAGCCCGCCGCGGCCAAACTGCCCGAGGCGCCCGCCAGCCCGCCTCCGCCTGTGGTGCGCGCCAAGCCGCACATTCGCTGGATCTTAGCCGCAGCCGGCGGCCTGATGCTGCTGACCCTGGCCGCCTGGCGCTACAACCGTTCGCCCGTGGCCGCACCGGACGACAAGGACGCCGAAGCCCGCAAACTCCTCAGCCTGGCGGCGCCGCTCTCCCACTACTACACCCCAGACAGCCTCGCCCAAGCCCGGAGACTGCTGGAGCGCGCAGCGGAACTCGCGCCGGACTCCGCCGAAGTCCAGGCTGCTCTTGCCGAGGCTTATCTTGATTCGGCCAACACCAACTCCGCCCTCCGCAAAGGGCTGGCGCCCAAAATCCTGAAGGCCGCCCAGCGCAGCCGGGATCTGGCCCCGTCCTCGCCCGTCGGCTATACGGCCCTCATCCGCTACCACCGGGACCTCACCATGGATTGGAATGCCGCCAAGCTGATCTGTGAACAGGCGATCCTCCACTCCCTGAAGGAACAGCCCTTCCTCGGCTCCTGCGCAACGGTGGAAAGCCTGCGGGGGAATCACGAAGTCGCCTGGACCTGGGCCGAACGCTACGCCGAGG encodes the following:
- a CDS encoding tetratricopeptide repeat protein; its protein translation is MQGQVTPPPPEVLAALESILRSPLFTRAERQSRLLRFIVENALIGDPNALRETSIGLEVYDRPADFDPKEDTIVRVEASRLRSRLVEYYDGDGRDALIRVSIPRGGYVPAFAYTRIEQPAAAKLPEAPASPPPPVVRAKPHIRWILAAAGGLMLLTLAAWRYNRSPVAAPDDKDAEARKLLSLAAPLSHYYTPDSLAQARRLLERAAELAPDSAEVQAALAEAYLDSANTNSALRKGLAPKILKAAQRSRDLAPSSPVGYTALIRYHRDLTMDWNAAKLICEQAILHSLKEQPFLGSCATVESLRGNHEVAWTWAERYAEAQPNSAGARRTLGEVYYRAGQLDRAASALRKAAALSPKGRISPWEYLALVAVAKGKPDEGLAELDREAPYEFSKRVDLYAYRGFVAAKAGKRAEAEKMLALVQHEVTANHAAPVYLSWIYLGLGQPGLAIQHLERGVERRDDTAADFLADPATIALRGLPRFQAAARKLGLDQLTGL